Proteins found in one Triticum urartu cultivar G1812 chromosome 4, Tu2.1, whole genome shotgun sequence genomic segment:
- the LOC125553394 gene encoding basic leucine zipper 8-like translates to MPFSGSASLQTFAPQNDGFGTNTEQIPIEDAAAAASPPMTDAAAVGVDTADDMDDRRLRRKISNRESARRSRARKQRHLDDLRALAASLRGGRRELAARVHAARSRVAIVLHANDELRAEAAALSRRLEVAAHRALALNQLYAAAAGLGVGTFEQAAASLIAWS, encoded by the coding sequence ATGCCGTTCTCAGGTTCGGCCTCCCTCCAAACCTTCGCGCCACAGAATGACGGGTTCGGAACGAACACGGAGCAAATTCCGATCGAAGATGCGGCGGCAGCGGCCTCGCCGCCGATGACGGACGCCGCTGCGGTCGGCGTCGACACGGCGGACGACATGGACGACCGGAGGCTCAGGCGGAAGATCTCCAACCGGGAGTCGGCGCGCCGGTCGCGCGCACGCAAGCAGCGCCACCTCGACGACCTCCGTGCCCTCGCCGCAAGCCTGCGGGGCGGCCGCCGGGAGCTCGCGGCGCGCGTGCACGCCGCGCGTAGCCGCGTCGCCATCGTCCTCCACGCCAACGACGAGCTCCGCGCCGAGGCGGCCGCCCTGAGCCGACGTCTTGAGGTGGCGGCTCATCGCGCGCTCGCCCTCAACCAGCTGTACGCCGCGGCCGCCGGTCTCGGGGTCGGGACGTTCGAGCAGGCCGCTGCCTCGCTGATCGCGTGGAGCTGA